One Cucumis sativus cultivar 9930 chromosome 1, Cucumber_9930_V3, whole genome shotgun sequence DNA segment encodes these proteins:
- the LOC101221881 gene encoding LOW QUALITY PROTEIN: peroxidase 25 (The sequence of the model RefSeq protein was modified relative to this genomic sequence to represent the inferred CDS: deleted 1 base in 1 codon), whose protein sequence is MAGQKDGLFIILGILMMGLGVNGELRNGFYSFSCPKAESSIVRNTVESYMNTDPTIAAGLLRLHFHDCFVQGCDGSVLISGNLAERNALPNLGLRGFEVIEDAKSELEAECPGIVSCADILALAARDAVDLSKGPSWSVPTGRRDGRVSSKSEAQNLPSPLESIAVHKKKFAEKGLDEQDLLTLLGAHTIGQTDCLFFRYRLHNFTTTCNSDPTINPSFLTELKELCPNDGDATKRVALDKDSQFKFDLSFFNNIKDGNGVLESDQRLWNDDSTRSIIQKYISPLRGLLGLRFDYNFRKSMIKMSSIEVKTGMQVEIRRKCSRFN, encoded by the exons ATGGCTGGACAGAAAGATGGTTTGTTCATAATTTTGGGAATTTTAATGATGGGTTTGGGAGTAAATGGTGAGCTAAGAAATgggttttattctttttcatgtcCAAAAGCAGAATCA TCTATAGTGAGAAATACGGTTGAATCGTACATGAATACCGATCCTACCATTGCAGCTGGGTTATTGAGGCTTCATTTTCACGACTGTTTTGTGCAG GGGTGTGATGGTTCAGTGTTGATTTCGGGTAATTTGGCTGAGAGAAATGCTTTGCCAAACCTTGGATTAAGAGGGTTTGAAGTAATTGAAGATGCAAAATCAGAGCTTGAAGCTGAGTGTCCTGGCATTGTCTCTTGTGCAGATATTCTTGCTTTGGCTGCCCGTGATGCCGTTGACTTG AGTAAAGGGCCAAGTTGGTCAGTGCCCACAGGAAGAAGAGATGGAAGAGTTTCTTCAAAATCCGAAGCCCAAAACTTACCTTCTCCACTCGAGTCCATTGCTGTccacaagaaaaaatttgCAGAAAAGGGCCTTGATGAACAAGACCTCCTCACCTTACTCg GGGCACACACGATTGGACAAACAGATTGCTTGTTCTTCAGATATCGTTTACACAACTTCACAACAACATGCAACTCAGACCCAACCATAAACCCATCATTCTTAACAGAGTTGAAAGAACTTTGCCCCAATGATGGAGATGCAACCAAAAGGGTGGCATTGGACAAAGACAGCCAGTTCAAATTTGATCTTAGTTTCTTCAACAACATTAAAGATGGAAATGGAGTTTTGGAGTCAGACCAAAGGCTTTGGAATGATGATTCAACTAGAAGTATTATCCAAAAGTACATCAGCCCTTTAAGAGGACTTTTGGGGTTAAGATTTGACTACAACTTTCGGAAGTCCATGATTAAAATGAGTAGCATTGAGGTTAAGACTGGTATGCAAGTAGAGATCAGGAGAAAATGTTCgagatttaattaa